TAGTTCCAGTAATGTGCTTTTGTGTTAGTGTGCTAAATTTTCAATGAAATGACACAAAATTACGCATATTTACGTCAAGTTCAAAACCAGAATTGTTGCTATGTATTAGAGCAAAATGGGAGGAcacattttgtgttaaaaaatagtacaaaaacacaagcactgcaAATCACAGCCATTTCCATTCTACTCATTTGCATTGTATCCGTGCAGTTGTGCTTTTTGGCACAAATGGTGTGCAATTACCCAATGTGGCATATTAGCATAATTTTAAGAATTTAGCATACAGTGAAATTCTCAACATTATATGGGTTTATGCCAGCTTAATAGAAATTTTGACTAGacccacataaaaaatatatattcttgtgGGAGTTATGTGTGTGACTTTTGGAAATAATTGCACAACTTGCCCACCTTTGTAGTCAGTCAGCACCCTACATCATTGACAAAAGGTCCTTAGAGAAGAAGGGCATTCAATACATGAGTTATTTTTCTCTCGGGTAAGTTTGAGGCCTGAGTTATATTTCGCTCTGGTAAATCTGAGGCCTCATATTAATTAGGGCCTGCACTTATGCTGAGTGGAGGCTATCGGTTATGCCCAATTGTGACCACGAAGCAGCATGGCAGTAAGTCAGAGATGTGTTTTAATGTGGTTCTGATTCTGCTTTTCAATTAAAGAATTCTGCCTATAGTTGGCTATGAGTACTAAAGAGAAATGGAAGCGAGACTGATATCTGGTTAGAGctgtgtggggtggggggattcctgtgattTATGTGGTCACAGCTGTTGAACTCTGTCCTACATAGGTGATTGAGACACCATGACCTGTAACTAAAGTGATGGTGACACAAAGATACATTTGATGGACTCCCACTATAGTACAAAGCTTGCACTTGTGTTACTTTAACATGCCACTTTGTGCTATTGACTTTGTTCACCTGCACAAGAGTCAACAGATGAAAATGATGGCCACATCAAATTTGGACACTAACCACCCATTCCCCAGGTCATGAAGATGCAGGCAGTGCATCCTGTCATGACATCTATCTTAATTTCCTGGCCTAAGATTGAATTCATTTTTACACATATTATACTCAGCACAAAGCTATCTGAGAAATTACTACATGTGCTGATATCTTTGTTGCTTTGACAGTTTTGACATAGTGGTTGCTGATGCAAATCATTTCAACATCAGAAGTGCAAACAACGACTATAGTCTTCATTTCTGCCCATGGGGAACTCCTAGTAAATATTAGCAGTTATCTTTTTTCAGTTTGCAATATCAACTATTTTTGACCAATCATTAAATATTCATAATGCATCTAATCCCATGTGGTTTCTCCTTATCACTGCAGATCCCCACCTCTGTGTGCAGTCCCAGTTGCCTCAATGGgttcagaagagttatcattcgaggaAAGCCCACTTGTTGCTTCCAGTGTGTCCCATGCCTTTCAGGGGAAATATCTAACCCAACAGGTAAGAGAACCAGCACAGCAGGACATTTGCTCTGTGCCACTCCTGATGTTAAGAAAAAACTCTTTTGTACTTCACGTATTTTTGTCTTTCAGATTCGAATGAATGCATTTCCTGTCCCTGGGATCAATGGCCCAATGATAAACTGAACATATGTATTCCAAAGGCCACAGAGTTTTTGGCCTACGAAGAACCTTTCGGTGCTGTCTTAGCAACATCCAGCATTTCATTATCAGTGATACCCATTGTCATTCTAGGGCTGTTCATTCATTATAGGAACACCCCCATCATCAAAGCAAGCAATTCTAAACTCAGTTACGTTCTGCTTCTTTCACTCACCTTGTGCTTTCTCTGTTCTTTGGCCTTTATTGGTTATCCCAGATCAGAAAAATGTCTCCTTCGTCAGGCGGCTTTTGGCATCACGTTTGCTCTTTGTGTCTCTTGTATCTTGGCCAGAACAATCATGGTGGTCATTGCTTTCAATGCCACTAAACCCAACAGTGACCTCAGGAGATGGATTGGGCCTCAGTTGTCTTATGCAATCATCAATGTTGGTACACTTATCCAGATTGTGCTCTGTGTCTTGTGGTTGGCTATGGCTCCCCCGTTTTCAGAATATAACATTAAAATTCATCCTGGAATTATCCTACTGCAATGTAATGAGGGATCTCCCATTGCTTTTTGGTGCATGCTGGGATATCTTGGGTTTCTGGCATCATTTAGCTTCATAGTCGCCTTCCTGGCCAGAAAACTGCCTGACAGCTTCAACGAGGCTCAATTTATCACCTTCAGCATGCTTGCATTCCTCAGCGTCTGGATGTCATTTATTCCTGCCTACCTCAGTACTAAGGGCAAGTACATGGTGGCCATGGAGATTTTTGCCATCTTGTCTTCTAGTTCTTCATTGGTTTCCTGTATATTTTTCCCCAAATGTTATATCATCTTCTTTAGATCTGAGAAGAACACAAAGAGTCGTCTGATGGGGTGAGGAGCAGGGCAGAACATCAAAGTGAAGGGACTATAAAGGAATGTATTTATGCTGGTTATTAATTATGTACAAATTACTTATTTTGAAATACTTATGGGCCATGAATgaacagagaaaaacaaataaCACCATTTTTATATTCACGATTTCAATTTATGTGCTGTGGCAAGGATAAACCAAACATCAAGAAAGTGGAAAGCTTGTACCTTGGTTGCACCTTGGTTGACTCTCTCCTTTGGTTATATAGTTTATTATCATGATTTCAAAATGGTATGTTGTCCCAAACCAGAAGCATTAAAGCAAACTATGAGCCTAAAATTCAGATGGGCTCTTTCAATGAGGAATAATACATTACCTTCTGCTTGTTTCTGTGTCCCTGTATTTGGCACTCATATTTACCTTTTTCAATTTGATGTTCTGTTTTAAATGCTTGCCTGCAAACCTCAGGGAATGATTTGCCCAAGATCAAGTCTATCTAAGTATCGTCTCTGCTCTCCGCAGACAATGCTGTCTTGATATCTCGCACCTCAGTGGCCTGAGGGCCTTATTCAACAGCTTGTCATGTTTATGGGATAACGTAGACCTGAAAACTAACATATCTAGAACTAAATATATCATGTGTAGCTCCAGAGTAGTTAAAGCAGGTTTCTTCTGGATGAAGGGCAGGCACATCAAGCAAGTTACCAACTTTTCATATTTCGGAATTATGTTTGTTTCCAAATGTTCATGGTCGCCCTGTTTATCGAATAGCTGTTTACGCTTCAACCGCCTTGTTTGATTTTACCAAAAGAGTAGTCACTAAATGATTCATCCTCTTTTGGAGGTCTATATGTAGAAATGCCTACCTGTTCTAACACATGGTGATAGAGTTTGGGGCTACTGTAATGTTACTAAGGTGCAGGCAGAGGGGATGTCAATTTGCCTGTGTTTGCTTGGCCTCCCTCAATTGACTACTCACTTTTTTTACACAAGGAATTGGGCTTGACCTATTCATCTGATTTCATTAAGGATGCAGCATTTTTGCTCTGGGTTTCCACTTTGGCTAATGAACACACCTCTCTTAATTGGGAGATTATCACATATTGTATGAATTGTGACAAGGGCATTGCCATCCCCTGGATAAAATATGTGCAATCCACCTCCTAAGCCTTAAGgcttcattatgagtgtggtggtctgaggtctaccacactcgcagtggtggtctgacggccacactccaggcggtccgactgccatatcacaaccctggtgggtggacccaccaggggaccgccatcacCGCCAGAAACATTGTTCTCGATGGGCTGACGGAGGTCTGAGTTATACTCTGCCATGGtgatgctgaactcagtgctgctatGCTTATTACAACTCAGATTTCctccagcttttccatggtggtcacccgccattaaaaggctggcggaaagccagagCCGGTGACCACAGAGGGCCCCTGCattctgatggtgttggtgtgctatggtattggcctcggcttcccTAAGGGAGCCAAGGCAAATACCGTAGCACCGTGCCCAGTGGGAAcggcataatacaatgttcccatcaGCCAGCCtgacgggaacattgtaatacgtttGGGGGGGGTGCCACTGCCATGGCGGCCTCCCCACACGTTTGGCAGTCAGCTCACCCTCAGTGTTGCAGTAGAAGTACAGCCAATGCTTGGCTACTGGTCAGTCTGTGCCATGGTTGGTGCCAGTCCCTTAGGTGGGGGCTACTGTCTATTGGGTCTGATAAATCCAAACTCTGATAGCACTCCTGGGTCAGGCAGACTAAGTTACAGCTTATAAACTACCTTGAATAcatcgtcttctgtgcccagcgactGGTAGTGCAAAGCGCCTGCAGTGGCTACCAGCTCAGTGATTTGGGCAACCTCAGTGAGTATGTGCCTgtggctggttccaggagatcagccaactgatccttggagcctCTACTGTTCTTGGATGTCAAGACTTTTTCCTGAGCTAGGAGCCGTAGGCACAGTCCAAACCTTATTAGTCCAAAGTGAAACAGGTGTAGTCCTTACAAGCGTGTAGCCTCTCCTTGTGTTGGTCAAAGGGCATTTGGGCAGCCCTTCTAAGGTCCTCTCTCTGGCTTTTCCTGACGGTCGCAGTACAGGGACAGGGATGcgtatttatcccaggaaagtgtcctgaggagatcacaTGGTCGCTAGTCAAtgagctactgggtcccctcctacctagtgatgaagttctAGTGACGTGTGGCATCTGATTATCCCAGAgagccacattcttgcccctttcaagatgacaTGACCATTCCTCGATCGTTACAAGCTTGGCAGCCACTCCTAGAGGTATGGCTACCATACGGCTACATGCCCACTGGAGAACTAGTTTTGGGGGGTGGTTCCCCTCCTTGTCCCTGTTTCCACTTTGCAgggacaaaaggcatcctgctcaggggtgttgacGCAACTTCCCTCACAAAGGCGGCTTCACATTTAAAGCCCTCCTTTTTGGGCTAACACTCTTAGTGGCCATCCTGGAGGAGGAAGCAACACCTCTCTCTCTAAactgcaactgcctttgttcctctGCTGGGGAGGGATTGACAGgtccccccaggtgggcagaaacccttCTGTGTACCAGGGCCTTTGAGAGGCCGCTAGGCTAGctagagcacagagtggcaactttctaaaagttgcttacctttaatAGTGATATTAAATTTGATCAGGGCATCAGGTCAGGTTTTATGCCACAGTCAGTTT
This portion of the Pleurodeles waltl isolate 20211129_DDA chromosome 12, aPleWal1.hap1.20221129, whole genome shotgun sequence genome encodes:
- the LOC138267247 gene encoding vomeronasal type-2 receptor 26-like; its protein translation is MASIWLTGTIGIVDGVNDDGSVDGTVITDDPSINGGLLDDGIDGGLVDNGLVDGVLVDGDTADEALVGGVAVDGAFVDNVINDDVVDKGVDVVSNAIFSGILVDGGLIEEIGAFTADVKVVFADDGLVDEVVETVDVNPIVVVTVVDGGVVVNLIFIDIFLEVEGSEEGERRDHPSFEEERMAQKKLSLIPTSVCSPSCLNGFRRVIIRGKPTCCFQCVPCLSGEISNPTDSNECISCPWDQWPNDKLNICIPKATEFLAYEEPFGAVLATSSISLSVIPIVILGLFIHYRNTPIIKASNSKLSYVLLLSLTLCFLCSLAFIGYPRSEKCLLRQAAFGITFALCVSCILARTIMVVIAFNATKPNSDLRRWIGPQLSYAIINVGTLIQIVLCVLWLAMAPPFSEYNIKIHPGIILLQCNEGSPIAFWCMLGYLGFLASFSFIVAFLARKLPDSFNEAQFITFSMLAFLSVWMSFIPAYLSTKGKYMVAMEIFAILSSSSSLVSCIFFPKCYIIFFRSEKNTKSRLMG